Proteins encoded together in one Astatotilapia calliptera chromosome 7, fAstCal1.2, whole genome shotgun sequence window:
- the adra1ab gene encoding alpha-1A adrenergic receptor isoform X1 has translation MFPAENMSVYSAAGLCPNCSSSAHPEVDVAKAVVLGMVLVVFVVFGVLGNILVILSVLFHHHWRSVTHYFIANLAAADLLLSSAVLPFSATSEALGRWVFGRSFCSVWAALDVLCCTASILSLCVISIDRYLAVSYPLRYPAIATGRRGLTAVAALWGLSAAISVGPLFGWKEPDPEDETVCRITEEPGYALFSALGSFYIPLVIILAMYCRVYTVAKRETKTLRKGRKGKGVEMEGVMLRIHRGNAAQIGKQEGDEGTAMHKRSSFSLPRLLKFSREEKAAKTLGIVVGCFIMCWLPFFLVLPIGSIFPSCKPPETIFKITFWLGYLNSCINPIIYPCFSQEFKKAFHSVLRGQCLRTAVPTTSQTLGHITTHSSDPGPVQEPVTLPSLTCCRVLSTSSSSADGVDQSQSAQGQSKSLLKAWCFSASQTPVPEKASNRSAKVLHLSLGITGEAV, from the exons ATGTTTCCTGCAGAGAACATGAGTGTTTATTCTGCAGCAGGTCTTTGTCCAAACTGCAGCTCCTCCGCCCACCCAGAGGTGGATGTAGCCAAGGCAGTCGTCCTGGGGATGGTGCTGGTGGTCTTTGTAGTGTTTGGGGTCCTCGGAAACATCTTGGTCATCCTGTCTGTGCTGTTCCACCACCACTGGCGCTCTGTGACACATTACTTCATTGCCAACCTGGCAGCAGCAGACCTGCTGCTCAGCTCTGCTGTCCTGCCCTTCTCCGCCACCTCAGAGGCTCTCGGCAGGTGGGTGTTTGGCCGGTCCTTCTGCAGCGTATGGGCCGCCCTGGATGTCCTCTGCTGCACTGCCTCTATCCTcagcctgtgtgtgatttctatTGACCGCTACCTGGCTGTCAGCTACCCCCTGCGTTACCCCGCTATAGCTACCGGACGGCGAGGCCTGACCGCGGTGGCTGCTCTCTGGGGACTCTCAGCAGCTATATCTGTTGGCCCTCTATTCGGCTGGAAAGAGCCCGACCCAGAGGACGAGACAGTGTGCCGAATTACAGAGGAGCCTGGCTACGCCTTGTTCTCAGCCTTAGGATCTTTCTATATACCACTGGTCATCATCCTGGCCATGTACTGTCGTGTATATACCGTGGCGAAGAGAGAGACCAAAACCCTGAGGAAAGGGAGGAAAGGAAAGGGGGTAGAGATGGAGGGGGTGATGCTGAGGATACACAGAGGGAACGCTGCTCAGATAGGGAAGCAGGAGGGTGACGAGGGGACCGCAATGCATAAACGCTCCTCCTTTTCCCTACCAAGGCTGCTGAAGTTctcaagagaagaaaaagcagccaaGACTCTTGGCATTGTCGTTGGATGCTTTATTATGTGCTGGCTGCCTTTTTTCCTGGTTTTGCCCATCG GATCCATCTTCCCATCCTGTAAGCCTCCTGAAACCATCTTTAAAATAACCTTCTGGCTGGGTTACCTCAACAGCTGCATTAACCCCATTATCTACCCGTGCTTTAGCCAGGAGTTCAAGAAAGCCTTCCACAGCGTGCTGCGTGGCCAGTGCCTGAGAACTGCTGTGCCGACTACTTCTCAAACCCTAGGACACATCACCACCCACTCCTCCGACCCAGGCCCAGTGCAAGAACCTGTCACCCTTCCTTCACTGACTTGCTGTAGAGTGCTGTCGACCTCATCCTCATCTGCTGATGGTGTAGACCAATCTCAGAGTGCACAAGGCCAGAGTAAGAGTCTTCTGAAGGCATGGTGTTTCTCAGCAAGTCAAACTCCAGTGCCAGAGAAGGCCTCCAACAGATCTGCTAAGGTCTTACACCTTTCCCTCGGCATTACAGGAGAGGCTGTTTGA
- the adra1ab gene encoding alpha-1A adrenergic receptor isoform X2: MFPAENMSVYSAAGLCPNCSSSAHPEVDVAKAVVLGMVLVVFVVFGVLGNILVILSVLFHHHWRSVTHYFIANLAAADLLLSSAVLPFSATSEALGRWVFGRSFCSVWAALDVLCCTASILSLCVISIDRYLAVSYPLRYPAIATGRRGLTAVAALWGLSAAISVGPLFGWKEPDPEDETVCRITEEPGYALFSALGSFYIPLVIILAMYCRVYTVAKRETKTLRKGRKGKGVEMEGVMLRIHRGNAAQIGKQEGDEGTAMHKRSSFSLPRLLKFSREEKAAKTLGIVVGCFIMCWLPFFLVLPIGTSQDHPLGKCFIYKAGNVRGRCHADK, encoded by the exons ATGTTTCCTGCAGAGAACATGAGTGTTTATTCTGCAGCAGGTCTTTGTCCAAACTGCAGCTCCTCCGCCCACCCAGAGGTGGATGTAGCCAAGGCAGTCGTCCTGGGGATGGTGCTGGTGGTCTTTGTAGTGTTTGGGGTCCTCGGAAACATCTTGGTCATCCTGTCTGTGCTGTTCCACCACCACTGGCGCTCTGTGACACATTACTTCATTGCCAACCTGGCAGCAGCAGACCTGCTGCTCAGCTCTGCTGTCCTGCCCTTCTCCGCCACCTCAGAGGCTCTCGGCAGGTGGGTGTTTGGCCGGTCCTTCTGCAGCGTATGGGCCGCCCTGGATGTCCTCTGCTGCACTGCCTCTATCCTcagcctgtgtgtgatttctatTGACCGCTACCTGGCTGTCAGCTACCCCCTGCGTTACCCCGCTATAGCTACCGGACGGCGAGGCCTGACCGCGGTGGCTGCTCTCTGGGGACTCTCAGCAGCTATATCTGTTGGCCCTCTATTCGGCTGGAAAGAGCCCGACCCAGAGGACGAGACAGTGTGCCGAATTACAGAGGAGCCTGGCTACGCCTTGTTCTCAGCCTTAGGATCTTTCTATATACCACTGGTCATCATCCTGGCCATGTACTGTCGTGTATATACCGTGGCGAAGAGAGAGACCAAAACCCTGAGGAAAGGGAGGAAAGGAAAGGGGGTAGAGATGGAGGGGGTGATGCTGAGGATACACAGAGGGAACGCTGCTCAGATAGGGAAGCAGGAGGGTGACGAGGGGACCGCAATGCATAAACGCTCCTCCTTTTCCCTACCAAGGCTGCTGAAGTTctcaagagaagaaaaagcagccaaGACTCTTGGCATTGTCGTTGGATGCTTTATTATGTGCTGGCTGCCTTTTTTCCTGGTTTTGCCCATCG ggACGAGTCAAGATCATCCACTtgggaaatgttttatttataaagctggAAATGTGCGGGGACGTTGTCAtgctgacaaataa
- the adra1ab gene encoding alpha-1A adrenergic receptor isoform X3 gives MFPAENMSVYSAAGLCPNCSSSAHPEVDVAKAVVLGMVLVVFVVFGVLGNILVILSVLFHHHWRSVTHYFIANLAAADLLLSSAVLPFSATSEALGRWVFGRSFCSVWAALDVLCCTASILSLCVISIDRYLAVSYPLRYPAIATGRRGLTAVAALWGLSAAISVGPLFGWKEPDPEDETVCRITEEPGYALFSALGSFYIPLVIILAMYCRVYTVAKRETKTLRKGRKGKGVEMEGVMLRIHRGNAAQIGKQEGDEGTAMHKRSSFSLPRLLKFSREEKAAKTLGIVVGCFIMCWLPFFLVLPIGSRHTPKHLLFSKRNSSFVAY, from the exons ATGTTTCCTGCAGAGAACATGAGTGTTTATTCTGCAGCAGGTCTTTGTCCAAACTGCAGCTCCTCCGCCCACCCAGAGGTGGATGTAGCCAAGGCAGTCGTCCTGGGGATGGTGCTGGTGGTCTTTGTAGTGTTTGGGGTCCTCGGAAACATCTTGGTCATCCTGTCTGTGCTGTTCCACCACCACTGGCGCTCTGTGACACATTACTTCATTGCCAACCTGGCAGCAGCAGACCTGCTGCTCAGCTCTGCTGTCCTGCCCTTCTCCGCCACCTCAGAGGCTCTCGGCAGGTGGGTGTTTGGCCGGTCCTTCTGCAGCGTATGGGCCGCCCTGGATGTCCTCTGCTGCACTGCCTCTATCCTcagcctgtgtgtgatttctatTGACCGCTACCTGGCTGTCAGCTACCCCCTGCGTTACCCCGCTATAGCTACCGGACGGCGAGGCCTGACCGCGGTGGCTGCTCTCTGGGGACTCTCAGCAGCTATATCTGTTGGCCCTCTATTCGGCTGGAAAGAGCCCGACCCAGAGGACGAGACAGTGTGCCGAATTACAGAGGAGCCTGGCTACGCCTTGTTCTCAGCCTTAGGATCTTTCTATATACCACTGGTCATCATCCTGGCCATGTACTGTCGTGTATATACCGTGGCGAAGAGAGAGACCAAAACCCTGAGGAAAGGGAGGAAAGGAAAGGGGGTAGAGATGGAGGGGGTGATGCTGAGGATACACAGAGGGAACGCTGCTCAGATAGGGAAGCAGGAGGGTGACGAGGGGACCGCAATGCATAAACGCTCCTCCTTTTCCCTACCAAGGCTGCTGAAGTTctcaagagaagaaaaagcagccaaGACTCTTGGCATTGTCGTTGGATGCTTTATTATGTGCTGGCTGCCTTTTTTCCTGGTTTTGCCCATCG GTTCAAGGCACACACCTAAGCATCTGCTATTCTCAAAGAGAAATTCATCTTTTGTTGCATACTGA